The Vigna angularis cultivar LongXiaoDou No.4 chromosome 9, ASM1680809v1, whole genome shotgun sequence DNA window ATGggtagagcgagaactttcactcTGTGTGTCTAAGTggttgagtgttgttgttgttcctaGGAAAGTCTTTCAtcctttgtgtgtcaaaggagATGTTGTTCATCCTTTGTTTATCAAAGGAGATGTTCATCTCTTGTGTCTTCAAGAGAGGAGTTTTCTAAccttaattatacttttttcaTATGTTTAAATATTGTGCTGCATGTAATTCCAAAAATTTTCATGAGTGTGGTTGAGATTCATGGTTTGTAATTGACTGTTTAGGTGATTTGAACAATGTGAGTGAGTATGGTTATGGtgtattatttgttattgtttttctgGTAGCTAgtccttgcttgtttgtgtttgtacgATAATCGTATAACTTGTGTCATTATATAAGAGCAAATGATGTTAcagatgatgttgatgttgtaTAAAGCTAAGAGACACATGGGGAAATATTCTGAGGATTTTCAAAATgtaatttgattaattgttattttcacatgattttatttattttcatgatAATGAAatgaagttttaattttttcactATTTCATGATGGTATTAGAAGTCGCTTTTTCTTAATCACATGTGGCATCTTGAAAGTGGTGTTATAAGAATTTATAAGCAAttcttaattttcaattgaatgaaaaacacacaggatcttgaattttcatgatactcactATTCTCACCTATATAGTAAAAGAGAACTTACCTGCATCCATTGTATAGTTCCTTCCTGTCAAATGCTCTCCCTTCTCTTACTCCTCTTTAATgctttcttgatgatatagaaattGCCAAGGATGTTTTTCTCTGTCAAAGTCATAGTTTCTTTTCCTTTCCTAAGAACGTTacttctctccttttcttttcagaaACTTAACGTGTCAACAGTAGTAAAACCTTTTTTTCCTCTATTATGAGATTTAACccactttaataaaataccaaaatgccctttattgaagtgagaagagagggattaattttaataactctaaaataattcttataactttaataccttatatgctaataatcatcacattaaaATCTAtacatcaaagttatactttaaattacatgaaccaattcttaaattaatataatttaacgtTCTCCCAATTGGTTCATGTGATGACTTGAAGAtctaaaactaaactttaaGTGCGCACCATTCAATAGAATTATCAAGTCATCatccttatatgaattgaaatgatcGGATCATGGTGGGCAAAAGTCATGAATGACAAGATTCCTTCCATGTATCATATAATCAAACCaactcaacataactttaatcaatcttataACTTTCATGTCTCTAAAAGAGATATAACATGTTACGACAATgaataatacatgtatataacttaatgtggataacaatagaataaagagaaacataactttaattgaattcacaagtgtcatgacaatacaagcatataactatacatatccatatagatagataacatcatcatgttaatattgacttatccataatgcccatactttcaacatggccaataaaagttttgggCAGTAGTCCTTTAGTTAACGGATCTACTATCATCAAATACATACCAATATGCTCAATCAACACTCTATGTTTCTACACTTCTTCTTTGACCGACAAGTATTTCAAATCCATGTGTTTAGAACCCTTTGAGTACTTGTCATTTTTAGAGAAGAAGACGTCTGCggaattatcacaataaatcctTATTGGTCTAGCAATACTGTTAATAATGCTAATCCTTGATATAAAGTTCTGCAACCACAAAGCATGAACCGTGGCCTCAAACCATGCCACGAATTTAGCCTCCATGGTGGAAGTAGCAATGACTGATTGTTTTGCACTTTTCCAAGAATTGCTCCTCCAGCTAATAGATAAACATACCCAAATGTAAATTTTCTTGAATCCACACATCCAGCATAGTCTGAATTCGAGTAGTCAATCACTTCGAGATTATCTGACTTTCTATAGGTGAGCGTGTATTCTTTGGTACCTTGTAAGTACCTAAgaactttctttgcagctttctTGTGATCCATTCCGGGATTACTTTGATATCGGTCTAACATTCCAACAGCAAAATTGATATCTGGTCGAGTACAagtttgagcatacatcaaactcccaacCACTAACACATAAGGAATGGACTCCATTGCCTTTCGTTCTaaatcattcttgggacattGCATTTGACTAAACTTGTCCCCTTTTTGAGTTGGAACTACTCCACGAGAGCATTTTTCCATTCTGAATCTCTCTAACACTTTGTTAATATAGCCTTTTTGAGACAAACTTAACAATTCTTGTGATCTATCACGaaatatttctattcctatcacataagatgcctcattcatatctttcatttcaaagttgttagAGAGAAACTTCTTTACATCATGTAACATACCAATATCATTAGCAGCAAGAagaatgtcatcaacatatagaacCAATATAACAAACTTACTCCTATtgatctttatatatatacaccggtcaacggtgttctctacaaaaccatatgaagttatggtatcattaaattttagataccattgtCGAGAAGCTTGTTTCAATCCATATATTGATGTTTTCAATTTAcacaccaaattttcttttcctgttaatgtgaaaccttctggttggtccatataaacttcctcttctaagtcaccatTCAGAAAAGCGGtctttacatccatttggtgaagcTCTAAATCATAATGAGCCACCAAAGCCAAAAAAATTCTCAAAGAGTCCTTCTTAGAAACAGGAGATAAGGTCTCTTTGTAGTCAATGCCATCCTTTTGAGTGAAACCTTTGGCGACTAGTCTAGCTTTATACCTTTCAATATTGCCTTTTGATTCATGTTTACAACCGATTCTTTTTGAACCCTTAGACAATTCAACTAGATCCCATACTTTATATTCATCCAttgatttcaattcttctttcatagcattcaaccaattctctaaattattactttccatggcttgtTTGAAAGAGACTGGATCCTCATCAATGCTTAAGTCACATTCATGTTAAACAGAGTAAACCACATAATCATTCGAAATAGCAGGTCTTTTCTCCCTTACAGACCTTCTAAATGCCGCTTCTTATGGTTCCTCTATCAATTGCTCATTTATGACTTGTTCATTTGTGACTTGCTCATTGTCAATTGGCTCAACAATTATATGttcattttgtgggattgaaaCATTAACTTGTTGTCTCTGCTTGTTGTGTGACTATGATACAACAAGAGGGATAACAACTTCATAAGAGACATTAGATGTAGAAACACTATCAGTATGCTCTTGAATGTCCACTATTCGTGATTCCTCACTCCCACTAAAttgaccattttcaatgaaCTAAGCATTTCCAGACTCAACTATTCTTGTACTATGGTTAGGGCAATAAAATCTATATTCCTTTGATGTTTCAGGATAACCGATGAAGTAACCACTAATGGTTCTTGCATCAAGCTTCTTTTCATGTGGATTATATAACCTTACTTCTCCTTgacaaccccaaacatgaagatgtcttaaactgggtttccttccagtccatagttcataaggagttttagaaactgctttgCTAGGAACCCTGTTAAGCAAATATACAACAGTCTTTAATGAATACATCCACAAAGATAAAGGAATATTACTATGACTTAACATACTCCTAACCATATCCCTAAGAGTACGATTCTGCCTTTCtgctacaccattttgttgtggtgtaccgGGCATTGTATATTGTGCACATATACCCCGACTTTCAAGATACTTTGCAAATGGACCTGGACATTGTCCACTCTCATAAgttttaccataatattcaccacctctatcagatctcaccacttttacttttctatctaaTTGCCTTTCCACCTCATTTATGAACACCTCAAGGGCGTTCactgattgagatttttcatgtaatagatatatataacaataacgtgagaagtcatcaataaaggagataaaatatttttcaccactccaagatttaatgtcaaaaggaTCACAAATATCAGTGTGTATTAACTTAAGAAGTTGACTACTTCTTGTGGTGGgatattttgatgtgttttgtttgtttacccttAATACAATCAATACTTACATCCCAGTCATCAAAATccaattgaggtaaaatttcatttttcactaacctcaacatcctttctttggatatgtgacccaatcttttatgccataagaaAGCAGCACATTCATTTCCTACACTACATTTTCCATCAACAACATGTTCAACATTAAACAgggattcagaaaaattaacatcaagatttaaacgatataaaccatccaataatgtaccagaaccataatagtacgaaagtttgtacaaatgaaaaatatcattttcaatcTTAAAGTTAAAACCTAAATAATCCAACTTTGCAACAAAATTAAATTCGTAGAACAACCAGGAACATAAAGACACTTTTCAAGATTTAGACAATAACTAGTGTCTAGAATCAATCTGTAAGACCCAATTCCTTCTATTTGTGCCTTCATTCTATTCcccatatataaatactttttagttCCTTTTATGGGCTGGATTGAAAGGAATCCCTacataatattagaaacatgagtGGTAGCTCTAGAATCCAACCACCAAGTATTATTAGGCACTTCAATTATATTTGCTTCAAAACttacagaaacataaaaagtacCTTTCTTTTCAAACCAAGATTTTGTTTTCAGACAATCTTTCTTGAAGTGACCCACtttcttgcaaaagaaacatttctgGTCCTTCTGGATACTGCCCTTATTCACTTTCATAGGGGCTTTGTCATTCTTGTTCTTATTTCCTGATTTGCCTTTACTGAAGCTAGCACCTTCATAGTTGTGAGATGGATAgaatgatctttcattttcttcaatctccCTTCCTCTTGTACCAACATGGCTTTGATTTCTTGAAAGTTCCATTTATCTTTAAGAGTGTTATAGTTCACTTGGAACTGGCCAAATTCAGAAGGAAGAGAGTTCATGATGACTTGTACTAGAAAAGACTCCTTCACCTCCATTCGCATTGACTTCAATCTTGCTGCTATATTAGTCATTCCAGTTACATGGTCATGTATGGGCTGCGACCAGTCAAACTTTTTGGTAGTCAGCTCACTCATAAGATTTCCTATAATAGACTTGTCAGTTATGTCTGATTGTGAGTACTCCTTGATCATTTTCATGAATTCCTTCGTGTTTTCCGTTTTAGGCATAGAAGGCTTTACATTTTCTTCCATAAACATGCGCATCAAGTTTAGTGACAACCTGTCAGACCTATGCCAAGCCTCATAAAGAGACTTATCATCACTTGTACTGGTCTCTGTAATGGTTGCGGGCATTTCATCCATCATAATTTCCATATCCAAGTCTAACACACCTAGTTGGAACTGAATTTGTTATGACCAATCAGCATAATTTAGCCCATTAAACTTGACCACATTGTTGCTCAAACCTGATAAATTCATGTAAGCTGGAAATAATACACAAGCTCATACATTAAtgctttgataaaattaatggatTCAAACAAATTAATACACTAGTCACACATtcaagttcacctttgggtgacaCTTAAACTGATAGGTAATCATTTAAGTCATTCAtttaagttcacctttgggtgattcttaaactgacaaattccatatatactttaataaacaatcaatcatacttaAGTCTATATGTATGCTATCTTTGgatatacaaacatatttacTAAGTACATGAAATGTCTCACTTTAATGTCATCAATTCTAAACAATGGTTCACCTTTGGGTAATCCATAACATCCTTATAACAATGACcgattactatatatatatatatatatatatatatatatatatatatatatattcataatttaacatcctttatattatgaataattttcacAATACTATGTCAAATGTTCTCCCTTTTCTTACTCCTCTTCCTCTTTAATActttcttgatgatatagaaattGCCAAGGATGTTTTTCTCTGTCAAAGTCAcactttcttttcatttcttgaGAATGTTacttctctccttttcttttcagaaACTTAACGTGTCAACAGTAGTAAAACTTTTTTTCCCTCTATTATGATATTTAACccactttaataaaataccaaaatgtcctttattgaagtgagaagagagggattaattttaataactctaaaataatccctATAACTTTAATACCTTATATTCTAGTAATCATCACATTATAATCTAtacatcaaagttatactttaaattacatgaaccaattcttaaattaatataatttaacataattacCTAAAATAATGCAGAAATGTTAAAATGCCTAGCTGAAAACTGAATATCCACAGTGTATTTGATGaaattcttaaaagaaataaaactagTGAATTATGCAATTATAatgttaggaaaaaaaaattagataccTAAAACCGTACCTAAGATATGCATGCAGAACTcgaaaaatacataaaacacATAAAACCACCATTGAAACCCAATTTGGAATATTTGGTAATGAGTTAAGGTTTTACATCTTTTCAACCTAAGGTTCATACAGTTTGATATGGAAGACTAACTTATATGTTATACAAATTTTTGGAACCTATTTCAATCACCATATTTATACATGGTATGCATGTAGAAACATTAAACAACATGGaattaacaaattataattaaaaccaaaGTTGGTAGCAAAGCCAAGATAATCAGTGTGATAACACCATATTTGGTTGACCAAAAAAGCAAAACTAAGCTATGCAATGCAAAAATATTAAGCTACATCAAATTCAcgaaatcaaaattcaaaagcaaAGTTGACAGGATATGAAATTGGTTGAATGTGACAACATTTGACAacaaattgaattatttattctACCATGCAAAATTGAGTAAATTGTCCAATTGAACATGCAAACAAGTTTATTATGATCCTAATCACCTACTGGAACAAAGAATTTAACAAAAAGTAATGATAGAATTGAAAATCCTAATTATAAcctaacatataaattaaaataatagaattaactaataaaactcttaaaattggaaaatatcattgaaaatataaaactacCTATGGAAGCTACCAAATCAATGTTGAGTGGTGGTTCAAGTTCAAATTGAGTTCTACCTTTGATTTCCGTGAGTTACTTTGCACTTCTTGGATGTAAGTATAGTCACTTTGTACTCACCAAACTAGTGAGGTTACTTTGCATTCACACTAGCTCAACATGTTACAAAAGTAGAAGCAAttcaaattaaatcaaaatacaaATTGCTTTGAGATGCATTGAACCCAAAACATATTTGCACATTGAGATGAGATGTAACAATGAGTGAAAATAAGAAGCATGAAATTAATTTACTAGAAATTGTAAAACACTAAATTTACAATCAATAAGCTCATGTTATAAACATGAAGATCATAAACTCAATTATAAAATcttagaaaaagaaatcaaccTAAAAAAATGATGGAATAATCTCTTCCAAGCCATATGACTTAAGCAAGGTGGAGGCTTCCAAATGGGTTGGTTGTTGTGGAAGCTTGATGGTGGTAGGAATATGGTGCACATAAAGTAGGTTTGATGTGGAATGATGGTGACTCCTCCTCCAAGATATATGACTCAAGCAAGGGGATAGGTTATGTTGTTGTTTAATGTGCTCTCAaaagaggttgggccaactcaaGAGGAAGGGTAACTAGAGAAAACCTAGAAGGGGTGCTCTAGCCTTAGTGACCAAAGTTGAGTAGTATGAGACAAATTTGGCAGCATAACAATACTTAATTCATAGGTTAATTTACATGGGGAAGATGCCTTTATTTATAAGCTTAAGTAACCCTAAAGGTGTTTCCAAATTGTAGAAGTAAAACCTTAATACTCTAACTTGGAGACCAAGGTAAAATCTTCTTCATTAAGAGGatgacacatggccactaataaagaaaaaacctCTCCATTAGGAGCAAAACAAATGGCCACTACTAAGGAGAAATCCTCTTCATTAGGAGCATGCCACATGAAAAGAGAATTTGTCTCACAAAATGTGAGCAACTTGGAGACCACTCCAGCCAAGGGCCCACAAGCTTCTAGAAGGCTTACTCTCCAAGCTAAGGTTTTTACCCTAGATCCATGTGTCTCCTTTAGGCCCATACCCTACATTATTTACTTGAcccattatacaaggcctaaaataaacctaatttattaaagaaatctTTGATGGCCCTTGATAATAAGAGCTTGGGCCCACCTTCCATGGATGACTCCAACTCTTCTTTAATGTGCTTTGTCATGGCTAAGGGGCATGCCATCATTCCCcccctcttgaaaaggatttgtcctcaaatcttcATGTTTCTTCATGACAAAaccattttcttattattggtCAACTTATGTATCATTCCTCTAGGATCAAATTAGCAATTGTGAAAGATGGTTTAAAGATAAATTGAGAAAAGTTCAAAGATCGAAAAACTTCCTTTATCATCTTGGTTTCAACTATTATCAAGGGAGTGGTAGGTTCCTTTAGTAAcacctcttcttctcttttcttaataatatcttctttttttctcttttttttcttattcctttcacttatctttttctcttcatactgttttcttctttcctcctctttctcttttctttcttgctcCTTTTCCTATCTTTGTTCTTCCTTCCTTCtcttgtttttctctcttcttctcttaatcAAATGAAATGGACACCAACTCAATTCTCCCGTTATTGCACATGGTGTTTTCTCAAAATGACATGGATGGGTATTATGAATCCATTTAAAAGAAATGGTGACGTGATTGAATTGAAGTTACTTAATAGTCGACATATGAATAAATCcataaactatttaatattttatgggtGCATTATAAAAACGTGTTAATTTATGAATCTATGGTGGATTGAATAGAGGAAAAAATATCAATGGAGTCTTCATACACGTTTTTGTTCTCCACAAGACAAACGGTAGTGGGTGAGATAGGACCACAGTTCGTAATATTTCTGATCAACCACTCTGTTTGGTACTTTTCTTTAGAAACCTGTGTTCAGTGCTGTGAGTATGAGAAAGGCATGCAAACAGAACCCATTATTGGAATAGCAACCAAAGAGACATTAATGGTGCAAACGGGTCAAGCACTAACTCCCATTTCAGATAAAGCTGATCAAGAAAAAGGTAATCCCACTGTGCTTCTTGTACTCATTGTTTCTATACAGATAAACATTATGCAACAATCCAAAGTTGCCTCCAAGTTGCAACTGCTAggttaaacttttttttagaaaataatctttttaacaacttttttatacgAATCAATAAATAGTGTTATGTAATCTAttatcaaaaatttattaaaaaaagttgttaattaTCATGGTCCAACTTTTTAATACTCAAAATTCATGGATCAAATTAATATCTTTTTCCTTCCTCTCCATCACAGGTAGTGAACTTTACTTAACATCCCACtatcacaaataaaaaaagctGGTTTATCAATATATAGCATGATATGATTAATAGGCAACTTTGTTTGGTTCACAACcaatttactattattaatatcatacataaataactcttattatttaacttatttaaattttacataattttttcattGGTTTACTTCTCAACTAGCACAAGTATAATACTTTAGTATTGAAATCAAGTTATATTAGTAGTTCAATTTCTAATTTATGTATGtgacaagaataaaaaaatcaagtgaACTTTTATATCCTTGAAAGATtagctttctttttcttttctttattgaaTTGACTGAAGCAATAACTCAAACACATAGGGGGTaagagaaacagaagaaagtATACGAGATAAGAGTGGGATATATAGATTAATTGAGACTCAAATGAAAATACAATCGATGATCAATTATTCATATGCAAATTAATTGTGTGTACTTCAAACTACTCAACTTGAATCACATTTGGAAATCAAAGATTCAACTTGAGCTTTTCCACTAGGTCCTTTTGTCCTTATGTAAAGTCTATACTCATCAAAAGTTTTTGATGGGTACAGTGCTGGCCTATCCTCAGTCACAAGCTCCTTGGCAGGTTCAATAGGTATATCAC harbors:
- the LOC128193926 gene encoding uncharacterized protein LOC128193926, with the translated sequence MEIMMDEMPATITETSTSDDKSLYEAWHRSDRLSLNLMRMFMEENVKPSMPKTENTKEFMKMIKEYSQSDITDKSIIGNLMSELTTKKFDWSQPIHDHVTGMTNIAARLKSMRMEVKESFLVQVIMNSLPSEFGQFQVNYNTLKDKWNFQEIKAMLVQEEGRLKKMKDHSIHLTTMKVLASVKANQEIRTRMTKPL